From one Thermanaeromonas sp. C210 genomic stretch:
- a CDS encoding glycoside hydrolase family 31 protein, protein MGSGRVISWEKGKDGVLLTGGDYRVAIRVWAPGIVNIALCLPGEGEEALSPAVVLRPQAPQVQVEEESDHLLFLTGALYIKVEKENLGLELGDGRGFALQGRGLVIHGKEKRWSFAIRREEHFYGLGEKTGFLDKRGRRYTMWNADCYEAYNEGADTMYASFPLYIGVAPGGSYGVYLDNTFPTFFDLGKTEVHTAAFGCEKGPLNFFFLYGPSLREVVERYTLLTGRMELPPLWALGYHQSRYSYYPQERVLEIAREFRRRGIPCDAVYLDIHYMDGFRVFTFDRERFPDPRGMAETLKGMGFRVVAIVDPGVKVDKDYSVFREGLKRGYFVTDENGLVYTGEVWPGRTCFPDFAQGRVRAWWADLHGELVASGIDGIWNDMNEPTVLDAPGKVMPAHLIHNRDGRRVVHEEFRNVYALHMAMATREGLLKYRPGERPFILTRSGFSGIQRYAALWTGDNRSHWEHLRMSLPMLLNLGLSGVAFAGADLGGFAGDVGEELLIRWTQAGILYPFCRNHSEVDTAPQEPWAFGERCEAICREYIKLRYTLLPYIYNLFYRSARYGWPVLRPLVWEYEGDENVHLLFDEVMLGESLLAAPVCEPGRTVRAVYLPAGTWLDWWSGRPLEGGRYHLAEAPLEKMPLFVKAGSVLPLVGEAVRHTGEIPGRVEFHIFPGGARGEYLYYEDDGCSLDYKKGVYNLYKLSYNLAGEELHLHWEKLYGGFPRGQAEFRVVLRSREGIKTLYLNGRRVEGSLRLPGAPGAGA, encoded by the coding sequence ATGGGCTCCGGAAGGGTCATCTCTTGGGAGAAGGGTAAAGACGGTGTGCTCCTAACGGGCGGGGATTACCGGGTGGCAATCCGAGTTTGGGCCCCCGGGATCGTAAACATCGCCCTCTGCCTGCCGGGAGAAGGCGAGGAGGCCCTTAGCCCGGCCGTGGTACTCCGACCGCAGGCGCCGCAGGTGCAGGTGGAAGAGGAGTCCGACCACCTTCTTTTCTTGACGGGCGCCTTATACATAAAAGTGGAGAAAGAGAACCTCGGCCTCGAGCTGGGCGACGGCCGGGGCTTCGCCCTGCAGGGCCGGGGGCTGGTCATCCACGGGAAGGAGAAGAGATGGTCCTTTGCCATCCGCCGGGAAGAGCATTTTTACGGGTTAGGGGAGAAGACGGGGTTCCTGGACAAGAGGGGCCGTAGATATACCATGTGGAACGCCGACTGCTACGAGGCCTATAACGAAGGGGCGGACACCATGTACGCCAGCTTCCCCCTATACATAGGCGTGGCGCCCGGCGGGTCCTACGGCGTATACCTGGACAACACCTTTCCCACCTTCTTCGACCTGGGCAAAACGGAGGTCCATACCGCGGCCTTCGGCTGCGAGAAGGGCCCCCTGAACTTCTTCTTCCTTTACGGCCCTTCCCTCCGGGAGGTGGTGGAAAGGTACACGCTCCTTACGGGGAGGATGGAGCTTCCGCCCCTGTGGGCCCTGGGCTACCACCAGAGCCGTTACAGCTACTACCCCCAGGAGAGGGTGCTGGAAATTGCCCGGGAGTTCCGGCGGAGGGGCATCCCCTGCGACGCCGTCTACCTGGACATCCACTACATGGACGGGTTCCGGGTGTTTACCTTCGACCGGGAAAGGTTCCCCGATCCCCGGGGCATGGCGGAGACCCTCAAAGGGATGGGGTTTAGGGTAGTGGCCATTGTCGATCCGGGGGTTAAGGTGGATAAAGATTATTCCGTTTTCCGGGAGGGCCTGAAGAGGGGATACTTTGTCACCGATGAGAACGGCCTTGTCTACACGGGAGAGGTCTGGCCGGGCCGTACCTGCTTTCCGGATTTTGCCCAGGGCAGGGTCAGGGCCTGGTGGGCGGATTTGCACGGCGAGCTGGTGGCTTCGGGCATTGACGGCATATGGAACGATATGAACGAGCCCACGGTGCTGGATGCCCCGGGCAAAGTCATGCCGGCCCACTTAATCCACAACCGGGACGGCCGCCGGGTGGTCCATGAGGAGTTCCGCAATGTTTATGCCCTCCATATGGCCATGGCCACCCGGGAAGGGCTGCTCAAGTACCGGCCCGGGGAGAGGCCCTTTATACTGACCCGCTCGGGTTTTTCCGGCATCCAGCGCTACGCCGCTCTGTGGACGGGGGATAACAGGAGCCACTGGGAGCATCTCAGGATGTCCCTGCCCATGCTCTTAAATTTGGGCCTGTCCGGGGTGGCCTTCGCCGGCGCGGACCTAGGAGGATTTGCCGGGGATGTCGGCGAAGAACTCCTGATAAGGTGGACCCAGGCGGGGATCCTTTATCCCTTCTGCCGCAACCACAGTGAAGTAGATACGGCCCCCCAGGAGCCCTGGGCCTTCGGGGAGCGGTGTGAGGCCATATGCCGGGAGTATATAAAGCTTAGGTACACCCTCCTCCCTTATATTTACAACTTATTTTACCGCTCGGCCCGCTACGGGTGGCCGGTCTTAAGGCCCCTGGTATGGGAGTATGAAGGGGACGAGAACGTGCACCTCCTCTTTGACGAAGTAATGCTCGGGGAGAGCCTGCTGGCGGCGCCGGTATGCGAACCGGGGAGGACGGTGAGGGCCGTGTATTTGCCCGCCGGCACCTGGCTGGACTGGTGGTCGGGCCGGCCCTTGGAAGGGGGGCGGTACCACCTGGCGGAGGCCCCCTTGGAGAAAATGCCCCTTTTTGTCAAGGCCGGGTCCGTCCTTCCCCTGGTGGGGGAGGCGGTGAGGCATACGGGCGAGATCCCGGGCCGGGTGGAGTTCCATATCTTCCCGGGAGGTGCCCGGGGCGAATACCTTTACTACGAAGACGACGGCTGTTCCCTGGACTATAAGAAGGGCGTGTACAACCTGTATAAGCTGAGCTATAACCTGGCCGGGGAAGAACTGCACCTGCACTGGGAGAAGCTCTACGGCGGTTTCCCCCGGGGCCAGGCGGAATTCCGGGTGGTCCTGCGGAGCCGGGAGGGGATAAAGACCCTCTACCTTAACGGGAGAAGGGTGGAAGGTTCGTTAAGACTGCCAGGGGCTCCCGGGGCGGGAGCCTGA